The Streptomyces sp. NBC_01197 genome window below encodes:
- a CDS encoding NAD(P)H-quinone dehydrogenase yields MTRIVIIGGGPGGYEAALVGAQLGAEVTVVDCDGLGGASVLTDCVPSKTLIATAEVMTTFDSSYEELGIIVADDTPPLERAARVVGVDLGKVNRRVKRLALAQSHDITASVTRAGARVMRGRGRLVGQQAMDGSRQVVVTAADGTEETLTADAVLLATGGHPREIPDAQPDGERILNWTQVYDLDELPEELIVVGSGVTGAEFAGAYQALGSRVTLVSSRDRVLPGEDPDAAAVLEDVFRRRGMNVMARSRAAAAKRVGDRVEVTLADGRVISGTHCLMAVGAIPNSAGMGLDEAGVRLKESGHIWTDKVSRTSAPGVYAAGDVTGIFALASVAAMQGRIAMYHFLGDAVQPLNLKTVSSNVFTDPEIATVGYTQADVDSGKIVARAVKLPLLRNPRAKMQGIRDGFVKIFCRPGTGIVVGGVVVAPRASELIHPISIAVDNNLTVEQIANAFTVYPSLSGSIAEVARQLHTRKMAGEA; encoded by the coding sequence GTGACCCGGATCGTGATCATCGGCGGCGGACCTGGCGGATACGAGGCGGCCCTGGTGGGCGCCCAGCTCGGCGCGGAGGTGACCGTCGTCGACTGCGACGGACTCGGCGGCGCATCCGTGCTCACCGACTGCGTGCCCTCCAAGACCCTGATCGCCACGGCCGAGGTGATGACGACCTTCGACTCTTCGTACGAGGAGTTGGGCATCATCGTCGCCGACGACACCCCACCGCTGGAACGGGCGGCCCGGGTGGTCGGCGTGGACCTCGGCAAGGTGAACCGGCGGGTCAAGCGGCTCGCGCTCGCCCAGTCCCACGACATCACCGCATCGGTCACCAGGGCCGGCGCCCGGGTGATGCGCGGCCGCGGCCGGCTCGTCGGGCAGCAGGCGATGGACGGCTCCCGCCAGGTGGTCGTCACCGCAGCCGACGGCACCGAGGAGACGCTGACGGCCGACGCGGTCCTGCTCGCGACCGGCGGGCACCCCCGGGAGATCCCGGACGCGCAGCCGGACGGCGAGCGCATCCTGAACTGGACGCAGGTGTACGACCTGGACGAGCTGCCCGAGGAGCTCATCGTGGTCGGCTCCGGTGTCACCGGCGCCGAGTTCGCAGGCGCCTACCAGGCGCTCGGCTCCCGCGTCACGCTCGTCTCCAGCCGTGACCGGGTGCTCCCCGGCGAGGACCCGGACGCCGCCGCCGTCCTGGAGGACGTGTTCCGCCGCCGTGGCATGAACGTGATGGCCCGCTCGCGCGCCGCCGCCGCCAAGCGGGTGGGCGACCGGGTCGAGGTCACCCTGGCCGACGGCCGGGTCATCTCCGGCACCCACTGCCTGATGGCGGTCGGCGCCATCCCCAACAGTGCGGGCATGGGTCTGGACGAGGCCGGGGTCCGGCTGAAGGAGTCCGGCCACATCTGGACCGACAAGGTCTCCCGTACCAGCGCACCCGGCGTCTACGCGGCCGGTGACGTCACCGGGATCTTCGCCCTCGCCTCGGTCGCGGCCATGCAGGGCCGTATCGCGATGTACCACTTCCTCGGTGACGCGGTGCAGCCGCTGAACCTCAAGACGGTCTCCTCCAACGTCTTCACCGACCCGGAGATCGCCACCGTCGGTTACACCCAGGCCGACGTCGACTCGGGCAAGATCGTGGCGCGCGCCGTCAAGCTGCCGCTGCTGCGCAACCCGCGCGCCAAGATGCAGGGCATCAGGGACGGCTTCGTCAAGATCTTCTGTCGCCCGGGTACCGGCATCGTGGTCGGCGGGGTGGTCGTGGCCCCGCGGGCCAGCGAGCTGATCCACCCGATCTCGATCGCGGTCGACAACAACCTGACGGTGGAGCAGATCGCGAACGCCTTCACCGTGTACCCGTCGCTCTCCGGCTCGATCGCCGAAGTGGCACGGCAGTTGCACACCCGGAAGATGGCCGGCGAGGCCTGA